The Verrucomicrobiia bacterium genome includes a window with the following:
- a CDS encoding SCO family protein, translating to MKRFSAGMSAVLMLALCLAAFSPAAKANPVRDQNNRLQRIGLDQRLGNQVPLDLEFTDEAGNPVRLGQYFTGKPVLLLPVYYSCPMLCTLVMNGVVKALRVLKFVPGREFEIVAFSINPKDTPETAAKKKDQIFKEYKRDEARDGWHFLTGSEASSRALAQAAGFRYDYDATSGEYAHAAAIMVLTPEGKLSHYFFGIEYSPRDLRLALVEASKQKIGGLADQFLLLCFHYDPSYGRYSLEVMNFIRLGALATVLALAWFVTRSLREERAARSGA from the coding sequence ATGAAACGTTTCTCCGCCGGCATGAGCGCCGTTCTGATGCTGGCCCTCTGCCTTGCGGCTTTTTCTCCGGCCGCGAAGGCGAATCCCGTCCGCGACCAAAACAACCGCCTCCAGCGCATCGGCCTGGACCAGCGGCTCGGCAACCAGGTCCCGCTGGATCTCGAATTTACCGACGAAGCCGGCAATCCGGTCCGTCTTGGCCAGTACTTCACGGGAAAACCCGTACTGCTCCTGCCGGTTTATTACAGCTGCCCCATGCTCTGCACTCTGGTCATGAACGGCGTGGTCAAGGCGCTCCGCGTCCTGAAATTCGTGCCCGGCCGGGAATTCGAGATCGTGGCCTTCTCCATCAATCCCAAAGATACGCCGGAAACGGCGGCGAAGAAAAAAGACCAGATCTTCAAGGAATACAAACGCGACGAGGCGCGCGACGGCTGGCATTTCCTGACCGGCAGCGAGGCGTCGAGCCGCGCCCTGGCGCAGGCGGCCGGCTTCCGCTATGACTATGACGCCACTTCGGGCGAATACGCGCATGCCGCCGCCATCATGGTCCTCACGCCGGAAGGAAAGCTTTCCCATTATTTCTTCGGCATCGAATATTCGCCCCGAGACCTGCGCCTGGCGCTCGTTGAGGCTTCGAAACAAAAAATCGGCGGGCTCGCGGATCAGTTCCTTCTCCTCTGCTTTCATTACGATCCGTCTTACGGGCGTTACAGCCTCGAAGTCATGAATTTCATCCGGCTCGGCGCGCTGGCCACGGTGCTCGCCCTCGCCTGGTTCGTCACCCGCTCGCTGCGCGAGGAACGCGCGGCAAGGAGCGGCGCATGA
- the coxB gene encoding cytochrome c oxidase subunit II, producing the protein MNLPTVPFSPVQASTLAGQVDLLYLYLIAVSVFFTCVIFATVLFFTLKYKRRSETERPEAIHGNLLLEITWSAIPLAIAMTMFTWGSILYFKGWRAPQNAEEIFVVGKQWMWKIQHPEGRREINELHVPVDHPIRLKMTSEDVIHSFFVPAFRVKMDVVPGRYTSLWFQPTKTGRYHLFCAEYCGTKHSGMIGWVTVMPEEEYQQWLETGTAIAPVTVSGKELFQKNRCNTCHHAESGALGPDLAGVFGNPVQLADGRTVTADENYIRESIVKPNAKIVAGYTPMMPTFQGQLGEEEILQIISYLKSLKAETGTPETAAPPASPAA; encoded by the coding sequence ATGAACCTGCCCACGGTTCCGTTCAGCCCGGTCCAGGCTTCCACGCTCGCAGGCCAGGTCGACCTTCTTTACCTGTACCTGATCGCGGTCAGCGTGTTTTTCACCTGCGTGATTTTCGCGACCGTTCTCTTTTTCACGCTGAAATACAAGCGCCGCAGCGAAACGGAGCGGCCTGAAGCCATTCACGGCAACCTGCTCCTGGAAATCACCTGGTCGGCGATTCCTCTCGCGATTGCCATGACGATGTTCACCTGGGGTTCCATCCTTTACTTTAAGGGCTGGCGCGCGCCGCAGAACGCGGAAGAAATTTTCGTCGTGGGCAAGCAGTGGATGTGGAAAATCCAGCATCCGGAAGGCCGGCGTGAGATCAACGAACTGCACGTGCCGGTGGACCACCCCATCCGCCTGAAGATGACTTCCGAAGATGTCATCCACAGTTTTTTTGTTCCCGCGTTCCGCGTTAAAATGGACGTGGTGCCCGGCCGCTACACGAGCCTGTGGTTCCAACCCACGAAAACGGGGCGTTATCATTTGTTCTGCGCGGAATACTGCGGCACAAAACACTCAGGAATGATCGGCTGGGTCACCGTCATGCCGGAAGAGGAATACCAGCAGTGGCTCGAGACCGGAACGGCCATCGCGCCTGTCACGGTTTCCGGCAAAGAACTGTTCCAGAAGAACCGCTGCAACACCTGCCACCACGCCGAGTCCGGCGCTCTGGGGCCGGACCTGGCCGGCGTTTTCGGGAATCCGGTCCAGCTTGCGGATGGCAGGACGGTCACGGCCGACGAAAATTACATCCGCGAATCCATCGTGAAACCGAACGCCAAGATCGTGGCGGGCTACACCCCCATGATGCCTACGTTTCAGGGGCAGCTGGGCGAAGAAGAAATTTTGCAGATTATTTCTTATCTCAAGAGCCTGAAGGCAGAAACCGGGACGCCGGAAACCGCGGCCCCCCCGGCGTCCCCCGCGGCCTGA
- the ctaD gene encoding cytochrome c oxidase subunit I, which translates to MSTLVKKIKHYLNASYELRSWFGTVDHKRIAILYLISVTLFFFVGGFFAVMIRLELLTPAGDLVSSETYNKLFTMHGIIMIFFFLIPAVPAVLGNFLIPIMIGARDMAFPRLNLASWYCYIGGALFATAAMVTGGVDTGWTFYTPYSSTYSNGAVVLTALGAFVAGFSSILTGLNFIVTIHKMRAPGMTWFRLPLFIWSNYAASIIMVLATPVLGAAIFLVFLERAFHIGIFDPNLGGDPVLFQHLFWFYSHPAVYIMILPSMGVMSELVAAFSRKRVFGYDFVAGSSLAIAVLGFLVWGHHMFVSSQSMYAGFVFSFLSFLVAIPSAIKVFNWTATLYKGSISLQTPMLYALGFIGLFTIGGLTGLFLASLGLDVHVHDTYFIVAHFHYIMVGGVVMGYLGGLHYWWPKMTGRLYPEFWARISALNIFIGFNLTFFPQFLLGYMGMPRRYHAYPEEFQVLNVMSTAGASVLAVGYLIPMIYMLWSLKYGKKAPANPWNAKGLEWTIPSPPPVHNFDEIPVVTEEAYAYAEAPHRG; encoded by the coding sequence ATGAGTACACTTGTCAAAAAAATAAAACATTACCTGAATGCTTCGTATGAGCTCCGCTCGTGGTTCGGAACGGTCGACCACAAGCGCATCGCCATCCTGTATCTCATCTCCGTGACCCTTTTCTTTTTTGTAGGCGGCTTCTTTGCGGTCATGATCCGCTTGGAGCTTCTGACGCCCGCGGGCGACCTGGTCAGTTCCGAGACCTACAACAAGCTGTTCACCATGCACGGCATCATCATGATTTTCTTTTTCCTCATTCCCGCCGTGCCCGCGGTGCTGGGGAATTTTTTGATTCCCATCATGATCGGCGCCCGCGACATGGCTTTCCCGCGCCTTAATCTCGCAAGCTGGTATTGCTATATCGGCGGCGCCCTTTTCGCAACGGCCGCCATGGTCACCGGCGGCGTGGATACCGGCTGGACCTTTTACACACCTTACAGCAGCACATATTCGAATGGCGCCGTGGTCCTCACCGCACTCGGGGCGTTTGTCGCGGGATTTTCGTCCATTCTGACCGGCCTGAATTTCATCGTCACGATCCACAAAATGCGCGCGCCAGGCATGACCTGGTTTCGTCTGCCGCTTTTCATATGGTCCAATTACGCGGCCAGTATCATCATGGTGCTTGCCACGCCGGTCCTGGGAGCCGCGATCTTCCTCGTCTTCCTGGAAAGGGCTTTTCACATCGGCATTTTCGACCCGAATCTCGGAGGCGACCCGGTGCTGTTTCAGCATCTGTTCTGGTTTTATTCGCATCCGGCCGTGTACATCATGATCCTGCCAAGCATGGGTGTCATGAGCGAGCTTGTCGCCGCCTTCTCGCGCAAGCGCGTCTTCGGCTACGACTTCGTTGCCGGCTCCAGCCTCGCGATCGCCGTGCTGGGTTTCCTGGTTTGGGGCCACCACATGTTCGTGTCCAGCCAGTCCATGTACGCCGGCTTTGTGTTTTCGTTCCTGAGTTTCCTGGTAGCCATCCCGTCCGCCATCAAGGTGTTTAACTGGACGGCGACGTTGTACAAGGGTTCCATTTCGCTGCAGACGCCCATGCTTTACGCGCTGGGCTTCATCGGGCTGTTCACCATCGGCGGCCTCACCGGCCTCTTTCTAGCGTCGCTGGGGCTGGACGTGCACGTTCACGACACTTACTTCATTGTGGCGCATTTCCATTACATCATGGTGGGCGGCGTGGTCATGGGTTACCTTGGCGGGCTTCACTACTGGTGGCCGAAAATGACGGGCCGGCTTTATCCGGAATTCTGGGCGCGCATTTCCGCGCTGAACATCTTCATCGGATTCAACCTGACATTCTTTCCCCAGTTCCTGCTGGGCTACATGGGCATGCCGCGGCGCTATCACGCTTATCCCGAAGAATTCCAGGTGCTGAATGTCATGTCGACCGCCGGCGCCTCGGTTCTGGCCGTAGGTTATCTGATTCCGATGATCTACATGCTCTGGTCGCTCAAATACGGCAAGAAGGCACCGGCAAACCCGTGGAATGCCAAGGGCCTGGAATGGACGATCCCGTCGCCGCCGCCCGTCCACAACTTTGACGAAATTCCCGTCGTGACCGAAGAAGCGTATGCTTACGCGGAGGCGCCGCACCGTGGCTAA